The nucleotide window GCCATTTGTAATGGAGTCAAGCCTTAGAACCATGCCTGCCTCTGTTCTCACTAGATCCACCAGAAACGCATTGCGCGATAACAAAACAGAAACATCATAATCCTGCAAAACCCAAGGGGTGATTTATCTATTGATCAATGTATAATTGCCCAATAAGATGCATCTTGTTAAAAAGTATAACTTAATTGGTGTTGAACTCACAGGCATAAAAAACGTAGAGAGGCCTCCTTTCCTTGTTATGGTATAATTGTTTTGAGGAACCGCAGCATGCAACATGCATGTTAGTGACTGCCACTGGTTGAGGCTTAGAGAATCCCCTACGAATAGTAGCTTCTTCCCCTTTAAACTCCCCAAGAGGTCCTGACCATTGAATCTGCACACCATATATTGCAAAATATGAGATATATAAGTGCAAAGTCCTTTACAAGTACTAATACAATAATGGGTGTCACTGCCAATCATTTTTGTTTCGAAGTATGTATATAAAATGTACTTATGTGACGGTATGCGTCTGTATACTGTTGAGAGACTCATTCCTCGTCGAAAAATGGAAGCTTTGCATTATAGAACATAATTTATACAAGTTTGAAAATATATGATTAATGTTACCTTGGCAATGCACAACCGTCAGGCTGCCATCTATATTTGAGATATTGGTTGTCTGGCCGTCCATTTTTCTGGCAGTCAAACTCTGTCTCAATAAAAGGGCAGCTGGAAGTGTCATAGAGTGGATAGGTAGAATTATCATAAACCCAAGTCCCTTGAAACAAGTCACAGCTGCTGCTGATATCTACTTTAGCATAGCAATGTATTTGGTGTTCATGAAGGCATAAAATTAGTACAAGACCATAAGCAACTAAGCCAAAGCCATGCAACAATTTTCCCATAGTAAGAGCTAGCTGGTTGAGGAGATTGAAAGACCAAGTAACTAGCTATATGTAATGTAAGTTACCCGTGATCAGCTAGTGGGTTTGGATTCACTTGGGGACAAAGACACCTTCTTCCTTGTTCGGCCATTTTCTGGTGTAGCTGTTGTGTGGACGCTTTCTAGTTAGTCATGGCGTAAAGTAAAGCTTAATTTATGTATTATCATCCTTCTAAGAAAAGCCTTCCctactttatttttgtatcaatAACTTCATTTGTTCCTGCTCCCACATATGAAGAAAATACTCTAGTGCGGTACCAATTTTATTTAGATTTGGTCTCCAATAGCTCAAGCAGAAGAAAAAGTAGGATGAGACAGTGGTGGGGATGTGAAACACAGTATTGTAGGTTATTTGGCAATTATTCAGGCCTGCAGATagtaaaacaaatcaaatcaatgtTATCGCCTGCAGTTATGAAACTATCCCATGTTTACTTGGAATcgaagaagttatgaatcgggaaaagaaaaaaatacaagagaGAATGAATGAGTATGGTATCAAACTACTCCCCTTACTTATATATGTGTTAGTAAACACTAACGAAATTATAGTAATTGGAATAATTCCAATACACATATTTACTAACATGCCGTAATTGTGAGTTTGATGACTTGGCATTCCAACCCCGTCCTATCTGTCCAAGGTGTAGCCTACATAgaccttttttaattttttgctcAGAATACATAGCCCTACTTATAGCTATTCATGCAGGAGGCCTGTTTATTTGTGGTGATTTTATTGCTGAGTGGATCACGTAGCGTAGCCGACATGTGCAAGCTAGGAGGAAGATTTGGGCCCGTGTACTCTTGTGGACCCTTCCAAATGTATTGGGCTAGTGTTGCCAGGCCCAGATCAATTTGTTATTAGTTTTGGGCCTTATCCAtgtaacaaaataattttaaaaaaattactagTAGATTAGGGGATCCACAATTTTAATTGCTAAACTCTTTCGGTAGAATTTGGGTCTTCTACATCTTCGGCGGTTGAGCTTGTTTTCTCCGGAATTAGAGTCTTTTATTCCGAGTATTTATAAGTTCATCAAACAACATGTGAAGTGTTCAttcaaattaattgaaaattttcaatccaAGCCAAGCCACTAAACGAAACATCAACCCAATGTGTTAAATACTTTATATCAAATCCCATGTATAGGAGAAAAACTACCCCACCAAAACATGTTTCTATCTCTCCATATACAAACCAAGTTCCCCTAAGTTTTCTCAATGTATACCTAAGTTTTCTCAATGTATAAATAAACAGTCCAA belongs to Prunus persica cultivar Lovell chromosome G4, Prunus_persica_NCBIv2, whole genome shotgun sequence and includes:
- the LOC18780933 gene encoding protein trichome birefringence-like 43 isoform X2, translating into MGKLLHGFGLVAYGLVLILCLHEHQIHCYAKVDISSSCDLFQGTWVYDNSTYPLYDTSSCPFIETEFDCQKNGRPDNQYLKYRWQPDGCALPRFNGQDLLGSLKGKKLLFVGDSLSLNQWQSLTCMLHAAVPQNNYTITRKGGLSTFFMPDYDVSVLLSRNAFLVDLVRTEAGMVLRLDSITNGNDWKGYDMLIFNTWHWWLHKGSRQPWDYIESGGQILKDMDRLAAFKEGLTTWSKWVDSNVDANNTKVFFQGISPSHYNGKEWDDPNSATCSGQTQPVTGRTYPAGSPPAATVVNDVLTAMSSSVTLLDITLLSQLRKDGHPSMYGNGGRTGNDCSHWCLAGVPDTWNQLFYATLVTSD